AACGTTCATAAAATGATTCTTTTTTATGTAAGTATCGGAAACGTTTATATGGAAAGTGGACATTATGACGACGGTTTGGCTTCTTATAAATCAGGTTTAGCTGCTTCATTAGATGTGAAAGATACGGCAGCTGCCATTAAATGCTATAGTAATTTAGGCGAAACGTATTATGAGCAAGGTAATTTTTTGAATGCAGAAAAAAACTTTTTGACAGAGCTCAAATTATCCGAAAGCACTAAAAATCAAGCAGGCATTGCGAGTGCGTATTATACTTTAGCTGCTGTTTATTATGCACAAGGCAATTTTCCAAAGGCACTCTCGAGTAATATAAGTGCATTGGAAATGGAAAAGCAATTGCACAACGAGACGATGGTAGAATATGTTTACATTAATATCGGTGTTGCGTATCACGCCGAAAATAAGGATGCAGAAAGCTTGGAAAGTTATCAAGCAGCAATAGCAATTGCTCAAAAATTGGGTGATAAAAGAGCAGAAGCAGAGTGCTATAAACACATTGGAGTGTTGTATGGCGGTGAAAAAAAGTACGCGGAATCTTTGACAAATTTCAAATTAGCTTTAGATATAACTCAGGAAATCGGAAATAAAGCTGGTGTTGGAGATGCTTATTCTGAAATGGCAAATGTGCTTTATTCTATGAATAAATTGCCGGAGGCGCGTGATACTTATTTGAAAGGCATGGTTTTCTCAAAAGAAGTGAATGATCCGATTACACTGAAAAATATTTATTTCGGGCTTGCTGAAGTTTACGAAAAACAAAAAAATTACGAGCAAGCTTATGTTAATTTTAAATTGTTTGCCGATTTGAAAGATACTTTGCTGAATCAATCGAATAGCAAGCAAATAACGCAAATGAATGCCTTGTACGAAAGCGATAAAAAAGACAAACAAATTCAATTACTAAATAAAGATGGTGAATTACAAACGGCGGATTTAAAACGCCAAAAAATAATTATTCGCGCTGTGGAAGTTGGATTACTTCTCATTCTTGCATTTGCGGTGCTTTTATATTCTCGCTTTCGCGTGATACGGAATCAAAAAAATATTATTGAATTGCAGAAAACATTGGTGGAAGAAAAAAATAAAGATATAACTGATAGCATCCAATATGCCCATCGAATACAACAAGCACTTTTGGTCTCTAAAAACTATTTAGACAAACACCTATCCGATTATTTTGTTTTATATAAACCAAAAGATATTGTAAGCGGCGATTTTTATTGGGCTTCTCATACGGAAACTAATTTTTTAATAGCTGCCGGAGATTGTACTGGACATGGTGTTCCTGGGGCATTTATGAGTATGCTCGGTATTAATTTTTTGAATGAAATCGTCATCGAAAAAAAAATTGTACAACCGGATAAAATAATGAACGAATTGCGGCAAAACATTATTCATGCTTTAAATCCAGAAGATACCACAGAAACATCACAAGATGGCATGGATATGGTTTTGTGCTCCTTTAATTTTAAAGAAAACAAATTGCAGTTTGCTGCTTCCAATACGCCATTGTGGATTATCCGAAACAGTACAGATAAAATGCAGGTACAACTGGAAGAACATAAACCCGATAAATTTCCGATTGGGAAACACGATAAAGACAAAATCCCATTTACCGCTCACGAAATACAGCTTCAAAAAGGCGATATTGTCTATACTTTTTCTGACGGTTATGCCGATCAATTTGGTGGAGCATCTGGAAAAAAATTCAAATACAAACAATTCCAACAATTGCTTCTTGCCAATTGCCAGAAACCAATGAGCGAACAAAAAGAAGTATTAAATCAAACCATCGAGACCTGGAGAGGAAATTTAGAACAAGTGGACGATGTGTTGGTGATAGGAATAAAAATATAAAAGATGCGTATTTCGTTTCTCGAAAAATATTTTTTGTTTTTAATTGTTTTTTTGCTGCCTTTTTTTTCGAGTGCGCTGCCACAAAATTTTTATTCCATTTTAATTAAAAGTGATAAAAAAGAGGGAGACATTAGCTTTGGAAATGGAATTATAAAATTTAAAACACCCTCAGTCAAAACAAACTCTTTATGGATACTTGATAAAGATTGGAAATACGCTTCGGGTGATGATACTACTTGGGCGCGAACAAATTTTGACGATTCGAAATGGGATACAACAGTAAGCACCGAAATTGATTTATCTAAATTAAAACAAAACATTTTTACTGGCGCTTGTTGGTTTAGATTGCACGTTTTGGTGGATTCTTCATTGAGAAATAAATCAATGACCTTGTTTTTTATTCCTACACATGGCGCAGCAGATGTTTACGTAGACGGAAAATTAATTTTCAGTATTGGGAAATTTAGCACGCATTCGGAAGAAGAAGAAACTGCGTCTATGTTGCCGCACAGCATTGTTTTTAATTCTAATCCCTACCATACCATTGCCATTCGATACTCCAATTACGCTCAACTAAATTATTTTTTAACGAAGTCCGCTTCGAAACAAACACTTGGTTTCGAAGCCAATTTAGTAGAAGATGATTTCGGCTCCACAATTCGAGATTATTTGAGTTATGGCTCATCAATTATAATGGCAATTGTTGCTTTTTATTGTGCCATGACCATTGTTCATTTACTTTTGTTTGTTTTTTACAGAGAACAAAAATCGAATTTGTATTACTTCCTTTTTACACTTTCTGTCAGCGCTTATTTGTATTACGCACACAATCTTTTAATTGGAGCTAAAACCTATCTTTTATGGGAATACCTACTGCATTACATGGATTTTGGAATCGGATTTTTTATGATCGGGTTTCTGTATTCCGTGTTTTATAAACGCATGCCAAAGATGTTTTGGATACTTTTTTTCGTAAACATCGCTTTTATTTTGGCAAAAATAATAACACCAGAAACAAGTAAAACGCTTTCTTTTATTTTGAGTGTATTGTGTATTTTATTATTTGTTGTTGAATTTGTTGAATCACTTCGTGTCAGTATTTCTGCCTTGCTTAAAAAAAGAGAAGGTGCATGGATAATGGCAATGGGCGTTTTATTCATTCCCATTTCTCTCGTTTTGATGATTGTTATCAGCGTACTTCAATCTGCTTTTAAATGGACAGACATGTCGCTTTTCCCGGTTTTTGCACTCGCTTACTCCTTCGTCTGTATTCCTATTTCGATGAGTATTTATTTGGCTCGAAATTTTTCGCTCATCAATAAAAATTTGAAATATAAATTAATAGAAGTAGAACAACTTTCTGCGCAAACATTACAACAAGAACAAGAAAAGAAAAAAATTCTGGAAGGGCAAAAAGACCAATTGGAAAAGCAAGTAACAGAGCGTACGGCAGAATTAATTATACAGAAAAAGG
The sequence above is drawn from the Bacteroidia bacterium genome and encodes:
- a CDS encoding SpoIIE family protein phosphatase, which produces MRISFLEKYFLFLIVFLLPFFSSALPQNFYSILIKSDKKEGDISFGNGIIKFKTPSVKTNSLWILDKDWKYASGDDTTWARTNFDDSKWDTTVSTEIDLSKLKQNIFTGACWFRLHVLVDSSLRNKSMTLFFIPTHGAADVYVDGKLIFSIGKFSTHSEEEETASMLPHSIVFNSNPYHTIAIRYSNYAQLNYFLTKSASKQTLGFEANLVEDDFGSTIRDYLSYGSSIIMAIVAFYCAMTIVHLLLFVFYREQKSNLYYFLFTLSVSAYLYYAHNLLIGAKTYLLWEYLLHYMDFGIGFFMIGFLYSVFYKRMPKMFWILFFVNIAFILAKIITPETSKTLSFILSVLCILLFVVEFVESLRVSISALLKKREGAWIMAMGVLFIPISLVLMIVISVLQSAFKWTDMSLFPVFALAYSFVCIPISMSIYLARNFSLINKNLKYKLIEVEQLSAQTLQQEQEKKKILEGQKDQLEKQVTERTAELIIQKKEIEEKNKNITDSIQYAKRIQEAMLPEVSFIQKYLPQSFVLFQPRDIVSGDFYWFCDLPDSSVLIAVADCTGHGVPGAFMSMIGHTLLDEIVKEKKITKPSFILDELHNAVRVSLKQNYGDSRDGMDIALCKINTQDKKLEYAGAMRPLWIYNQQGELTETKANKQAIGGMDISQKMFINHSIDLNLGDTIYLSTDGYADQFGGKEGKKMMVKNFKHLLSEITFLKKEEQQKKLLESFKNWKGTNDQVDDVLVIGIKI
- a CDS encoding tetratricopeptide repeat protein → MKKYFLLPLFYLSSLCSFAQQKQIDSLQNVLKTTHIDTSKVIILNNIASRYRDMNKNKEAQNYFTQALLLAQKNNFLRGEMQAYSGIGGVYELFGKYDEALRNYKQGFAIAQKTENVHKMILFYVSIGNVYMESGHYDDGLASYKSGLAASLDVKDTAAAIKCYSNLGETYYEQGNFLNAEKNFLTELKLSESTKNQAGIASAYYTLAAVYYAQGNFPKALSSNISALEMEKQLHNETMVEYVYINIGVAYHAENKDAESLESYQAAIAIAQKLGDKRAEAECYKHIGVLYGGEKKYAESLTNFKLALDITQEIGNKAGVGDAYSEMANVLYSMNKLPEARDTYLKGMVFSKEVNDPITLKNIYFGLAEVYEKQKNYEQAYVNFKLFADLKDTLLNQSNSKQITQMNALYESDKKDKQIQLLNKDGELQTADLKRQKIIIRAVEVGLLLILAFAVLLYSRFRVIRNQKNIIELQKTLVEEKNKDITDSIQYAHRIQQALLVSKNYLDKHLSDYFVLYKPKDIVSGDFYWASHTETNFLIAAGDCTGHGVPGAFMSMLGINFLNEIVIEKKIVQPDKIMNELRQNIIHALNPEDTTETSQDGMDMVLCSFNFKENKLQFAASNTPLWIIRNSTDKMQVQLEEHKPDKFPIGKHDKDKIPFTAHEIQLQKGDIVYTFSDGYADQFGGASGKKFKYKQFQQLLLANCQKPMSEQKEVLNQTIETWRGNLEQVDDVLVIGIKI